The window GATAGATTTTGCGCTCTGGGGCGGGATCTCCGGCAATTCGATCAGGCAGGCGAATTGGAAGAAGGATGTACAGTCCCTGATCGATCTTGGCGTGGTAGGATTCAAGACCTATCTGCTCTCCGGCATGCGAGAATTCGAAAATCTCTATCCCCTCGAGCTCGTCGAGGCGATAAAGTGCGTGAAGGACTTGGGTTCCATAGTCGGACTTCATGCCGAGGACAGGGAGTTCGTGCAGAAGAAGATGGCCATGCTGCAGACCGCAGGGCGATTCGATCCTAAGGCATATTATGAATGCAGGATGGATCCTTCCGAACTCAATGGCGTCATACAAGGTGTTTCCATCGCATCAGAGACGCGATGCCCTTTGCACATAGTCCATCTTGGGTCGGCCAAGGGGCTGAAGGAGATAGTCAAGGCCCGTTCATCAGGAGTTGATCTTACATGCGAGACATGCGCTCATTATCTGGCTTTTTCATTCGAGGATCTGATCTCCATGGGGTCCGTGCTAAAAACTGCTCCGGTGGTCAAGACCTACGAAGATTCCGCCGCTCTCTGGAACGCTGTCTGCGATGGGACGATCGACTTCGTTGCCAGCGATCATGCTCCTTGCAGGGATGTTGAAAAAAATACGGGAAGCATCTGGACCGATTACGCCGGCACCCCCGGCACTGGCCTGATGTTCCCATATATCTTTTCGGAGGGGTATTTAAAAGGGAGGTTCGATCTATCCAGGCTCATCCAGCTGACATCTTCTTCCGCTGCCAAGCGGTTCGGGCTTTATCCTAAAAAAGGCGCTATTGCAGCAGGCAGCGATGCGGATTTTATGATTGTGGATGAAACTAAAAAATGGACAGTGAAGGGCTCAAGTTTTTTTTCAAAGGGCCACCTCACTCCCTTCGAGGGAAGGGAATTCACGGGGAAGGTTGTAACTACAATCTGCCGGGGCAGCGTCGTCTATGATCATAGGTCTGGATTCAAAGTTTCTCCCGGGTACGGAAAGTTTGTGGATAGAAAACATTAGGAGGTCGTCATGTCGAATATCTCAATGCAAATAGCCCGTCTTGCCGAGTCACTTTCCACCAGCATCGCGAATTTTTTGGCGGATATAGTTTCTATCCCTTCCCTCTCCGGAGATGAAAAGAGGGTGGTCGAGCGCATAGGTCATGAGATGAAGGCGGTAGGTTTCGACGAGGTCCGCGTCGACGGACTGGGGTCCGTCATCGGGAGGATAGGGAGCGGAAAAAAGATAATAGCGATGGATGCGCATATCGACACGGTGGATGTTGGGACGCGCGAACTTTGGGACTTCGACCCTTTCGACGGGCACGTCAAAGGAGGCAAGGTGTGGGGACGTGGCGCCGCCGATCAAAAGGGTGGAATAGCTTCGCTGGTTTACGCCGGCAAGATCATTAAGGAGCTTGGGCTTGAGGATGATTACACGCTGCTGGTTACAGGCACCGTGATGGAAGAGGATTGCGATGGACTGTGCTGGGACTATCTTATCAGGGAAGAAAATGTGAGGCCGGATCTCTGTCTCATTACCGAACCCACGGGGCTCAGAATATATCGCGGCCACAGGGGCCGTATGGAGATGAAGGTGAACGTTAAGGGGCTGTCATCACACGGATCAGCGCCCGAGCGCGGCGACAATGCGATATACAAGATGGCCCCGCTTGTTCTGGATATAGAAAAACTCAATGCTGAACTTCAGCCTGACACAGAAAATTTTCTCGGCAAGGGCACCGTCGTCGTGAGCGATATATCGTCGGTCAGTCCTTCGCTTTGTGCCGTGGCCGATGGATGCTCCATACATCTCGATAGAAGGCTTACTGCGGGCGAGACAAAGGATATAGCAGTTGGACAGATACTCAACATAGTCGGGCGCGCTGGCGGCAAGGTGAGTATCCCCGTTTATGACAAACCGGGATACACTGGCAAGTCTCACCCCATGGAGTCATACTTCCCGACTTGGGTTACTCCAAAGGATCACCCTGCGGTTCGCGCCGCAGTTTCGTCATATGAAGGGCTCTTCAATTCCAAACCCGTCGTGGATAAGTGGACCTTTTCTACCAACGGCGTGACGGTCATGGGGGTCCACGGAATTCCTTGCGTAGGTTTCGGCCCCGGATTCGAAGAACAGGCGCATGCTCCGAATGAATGGACTCCTGTCGAACATCTCTGGAAGGCCGCGGCATTTTATGCGCAGTATCCCAAATCATATCTTTCTTTATAGCGTGACTCAAATGAGGGTTATTTGTAAGTTTTTGCTGCGCTTGTAATTTTGGATGTCCTGATATAGTGCTGATACACAAATAGAAGGGAGGCATCATGTCATCTATGAAAGGAAGGCATTTCATTACAACGCAGGATTGGAGCAAGGCGGAGCTGGATCGTGCGCTCGAACTTTCCTTTGAGCTGAAGGAAAAAAAGAAAAGGGGAGAGATTACGGACTGGCTGAAGAATCAGACGGTTTTCATGATCTTCTACGAACAGTCGACGCGCACCAGAAATTCCATGGGCTGCGGGATAACCCAGTTGGGCGGGAGTTCACACGATCTGACTCCTGACAAGATGCAGCTCTCTCACGGTGAAACGGCGAAGGATACCGCGCAGGTTCTTTCGAGGATGGGGCACGCCATCGCATGCCGCAACTGTTTTTATGATATAGGCAACAAGTACCTTCGCGAGATGGCTAAGTGGTCCGACATCCCGATTCTGAGCCTTCAGTGCGATGTTTATCATCCCATGCAGGTTATGGCCGATACGATGGTGATGCAGGAAAAGTTCGGGAAAAATCTCAAGGGGCTTAAAGTTACGATCAGCTGGGCATATGCAGAAAGTCATGCCAAACCCGTCTCGGTTCCGCAGTCCCAGCTTCTTATGTTCGCGCGCTACGGGGTGGATATCACTGTTGCCGCTCCGAAAGAGTTTCCGCTTCAAAAAAATATAGTTGAACAGGCCCGAAAGAATGCGGCGGAAGGCGGCGGTTCGATTCGTTTCGTCGACGATATGGACGCCGGGTTCGAGGGCGCCCAGGTTGTCATTCCCAAAAACTGGGGAGGCTTTGCGCACTTTGATAAATGGAACGACAGCGATGAGCAGAAGCACGAGATGAAAGCAAATCTAGAAAAATATAAGAGCTGGATCTGCGATGAGCGCCGCATGAAGCTCGCATCCAAGGACGTGAAATACATGCATGCGCTGCCTGCCGACCGCGGGAAGGAAGTCACTGATGCTGTTATAGACAATGAAAACTGGTCCATCGTAATAGACGAAGCCGAAAACAGGCTACATACCGCCAAGGCGGTCATGGCCCTTACAATGGGCGGGATCTCTTGAGACTATGGCAGAAGAGAATAACAGCGAAGAGGCTTTGATCGAAGAGACGATAGGCGATCTCTCCGAGGCGGAATGGGCTCCGGCGCTTACCGTGATATCGGGGCGCGGTGAAGGTAGCTGTATTCCAGTCGGCGATGGCGAATTTATAATAGGCAGGTTAAAGGATTGCGGCCTTAGGGTAGATGACAACTCCGTTTCGCGCAGGCACGCGAAGATAGACCAACGCCACGGGAGGTTCACAATAACGGATCTAGGGAGCAAGTGGGGGACCAAGATCAACGGTCAGGCCGTAGATCGCGCTGAAATAAAATTCGGCGACAAGATCGAAATCGCGGGCACTCTCATCAGTTTCGATCTCAAGAGGAGGGCCGAGTTCTGTCTGAAGAAGGGACGCGATAAACTGAAGATGTTTATCATCGCGTTGGCTGTTTTGGTATTTGTGGGAATCGCCGCGATTGCGTATTTCAGGTACAACGTTCAACAAAACATGTCTATGCCCGGCGGCGATGTTCTGGCGCAGATCATGAGCAATTATGACAGTGGAATCTACTACTACAATAAAATTGACTCCGATCCTGTCAAGAACAAGCAGCTGTGCCTTGAGCATATGAACGCGGTGGTCGATCTCGATCCCACCGGCAAGACGCGCTTTTCACGCAGCGCCAGAAGGATAATCGAGGGGTTGGAATAGTTGCATGTTCCGTACGAGGATTTGATGCGCAAAGATTTGTTTACCGAAATTCAGGCGAAATTTGAGGCTAATCGCTGCCTGATGTGCGCTGATGCTCCGTGCAGTTGCAACTGCCCCGCAGGGGTCGATGCGCGCGCTTTCATCAGAAAGATACGATTCGATAATCTCGATGGTGCAGTCAGGCTTCTCAAGAACTGCAATGTGCTTTCCGCTTCCTGCGCCTACATATGTCCGACCGGTTCCTCGTGCGCGGGTAAGTGCACGTCGGCACAGCTTTCTACTCCGATAGATATAGCGGGGCTGCAGAAATTCGTGATGGAA of the Myxococcales bacterium genome contains:
- the allB gene encoding allantoinase AllB, with the protein product MEAVRNAKISALDGNSTRLVDIAIKDGIVAEILPSGTVPASDDALDAKGMLLLPGALDPHVHFDTPGYTDREDFSCGSMEAASGGVTCVIDMPDTSVPPVTNRKNFQAKLKVISEMSVIDFALWGGISGNSIRQANWKKDVQSLIDLGVVGFKTYLLSGMREFENLYPLELVEAIKCVKDLGSIVGLHAEDREFVQKKMAMLQTAGRFDPKAYYECRMDPSELNGVIQGVSIASETRCPLHIVHLGSAKGLKEIVKARSSGVDLTCETCAHYLAFSFEDLISMGSVLKTAPVVKTYEDSAALWNAVCDGTIDFVASDHAPCRDVEKNTGSIWTDYAGTPGTGLMFPYIFSEGYLKGRFDLSRLIQLTSSSAAKRFGLYPKKGAIAAGSDADFMIVDETKKWTVKGSSFFSKGHLTPFEGREFTGKVVTTICRGSVVYDHRSGFKVSPGYGKFVDRKH
- a CDS encoding YgeY family selenium metabolism-linked hydrolase, with translation MSNISMQIARLAESLSTSIANFLADIVSIPSLSGDEKRVVERIGHEMKAVGFDEVRVDGLGSVIGRIGSGKKIIAMDAHIDTVDVGTRELWDFDPFDGHVKGGKVWGRGAADQKGGIASLVYAGKIIKELGLEDDYTLLVTGTVMEEDCDGLCWDYLIREENVRPDLCLITEPTGLRIYRGHRGRMEMKVNVKGLSSHGSAPERGDNAIYKMAPLVLDIEKLNAELQPDTENFLGKGTVVVSDISSVSPSLCAVADGCSIHLDRRLTAGETKDIAVGQILNIVGRAGGKVSIPVYDKPGYTGKSHPMESYFPTWVTPKDHPAVRAAVSSYEGLFNSKPVVDKWTFSTNGVTVMGVHGIPCVGFGPGFEEQAHAPNEWTPVEHLWKAAAFYAQYPKSYLSL
- a CDS encoding ornithine carbamoyltransferase, with translation MMSSMKGRHFITTQDWSKAELDRALELSFELKEKKKRGEITDWLKNQTVFMIFYEQSTRTRNSMGCGITQLGGSSHDLTPDKMQLSHGETAKDTAQVLSRMGHAIACRNCFYDIGNKYLREMAKWSDIPILSLQCDVYHPMQVMADTMVMQEKFGKNLKGLKVTISWAYAESHAKPVSVPQSQLLMFARYGVDITVAAPKEFPLQKNIVEQARKNAAEGGGSIRFVDDMDAGFEGAQVVIPKNWGGFAHFDKWNDSDEQKHEMKANLEKYKSWICDERRMKLASKDVKYMHALPADRGKEVTDAVIDNENWSIVIDEAENRLHTAKAVMALTMGGIS
- a CDS encoding FHA domain-containing protein; amino-acid sequence: MAEENNSEEALIEETIGDLSEAEWAPALTVISGRGEGSCIPVGDGEFIIGRLKDCGLRVDDNSVSRRHAKIDQRHGRFTITDLGSKWGTKINGQAVDRAEIKFGDKIEIAGTLISFDLKRRAEFCLKKGRDKLKMFIIALAVLVFVGIAAIAYFRYNVQQNMSMPGGDVLAQIMSNYDSGIYYYNKIDSDPVKNKQLCLEHMNAVVDLDPTGKTRFSRSARRIIEGLE